From a region of the Synechococcus sp. RS9916 genome:
- a CDS encoding secondary thiamine-phosphate synthase enzyme YjbQ: MASQLLNLTTCRPFECIALTQAVHDFIRVHGERDGAVVIASQHTTTAVIVNEMEERLLIDLEQWLSQLAPASAVWKHNDLELRPNIPADEPRNAHAHLQALLLGNQVMVTVSNGQPVLGQYQDVILVELDGPRQRKVALQWLSA, encoded by the coding sequence ATGGCATCCCAACTGCTCAACCTCACCACCTGCCGACCCTTCGAATGCATTGCACTCACCCAAGCTGTGCACGACTTCATCCGCGTGCATGGAGAACGGGATGGGGCTGTGGTCATCGCCAGCCAACACACCACCACAGCCGTGATCGTGAATGAGATGGAAGAACGGCTGTTGATCGACCTCGAGCAATGGCTCAGCCAACTTGCCCCCGCATCTGCAGTGTGGAAACACAACGATCTAGAGCTGAGACCCAACATCCCAGCGGATGAACCCCGCAATGCTCACGCCCATCTCCAGGCTCTGCTGCTGGGCAACCAAGTGATGGTGACCGTGAGCAATGGCCAGCCGGTACTGGGGCAGTACCAAGACGTCATCTTGGTGGAGCTCGACGGCCCTCGCCAACGCAAGGTGGCTTTGCAATGGCTTTCAGCCTGA
- a CDS encoding glycosyltransferase family 2 protein, whose protein sequence is MLHFWPLILSALLGTWIIRTAIVVALAHQHNQAERTKEANWSEQQSTPCKPLVSILIPACNEEATITDCIQSCIQSNYGNKEIIIINDGSNDATSDQAHIAQANHPKARITVIDFACNQGKTAALNEGLLYANGEFIVTLDADTRFSDPSSLTRLLNPLIQYQDIAACTGNLKIANPDRTIPNIQSIEYTKIIQTFKRAQSHVNAIMILPGAVSAFRATELRSIGGFSASTLAEDADATMSLLLRRNRLLFTSSASAITQGPNTVQELLKQRIRWRVGQLQCLWKHRKLCGQSLSTAFFFVDTASTNLISAAAPFVLAVTGVYVIQKGLWQQPIATVAGFVAIDIAATVFAYTAAQQKTPSIPDYLRHLLFFSLFNPFITWSAIGQLLRRQPLHWRRANQERVSHASDPFFKRPLKSSANSR, encoded by the coding sequence ATGCTTCATTTCTGGCCTCTAATCCTCAGCGCATTACTGGGAACCTGGATCATCAGAACGGCCATTGTCGTCGCCCTCGCCCATCAACACAACCAAGCCGAGCGAACAAAAGAAGCCAACTGGTCAGAGCAACAATCAACTCCCTGCAAACCGCTGGTCAGCATTCTGATTCCAGCATGCAACGAAGAAGCGACAATCACAGACTGCATTCAATCATGCATTCAATCCAATTACGGCAACAAGGAGATCATCATTATTAACGACGGCTCGAACGACGCCACATCCGATCAAGCCCACATTGCGCAGGCAAACCACCCAAAAGCTCGCATCACCGTAATCGACTTCGCCTGCAACCAAGGCAAAACAGCAGCCCTCAACGAGGGATTGCTCTATGCCAATGGCGAATTCATTGTCACCCTCGATGCCGACACAAGGTTTTCCGATCCATCCAGCCTTACAAGACTTCTTAACCCACTGATTCAATACCAGGATATTGCAGCCTGCACAGGCAACCTTAAAATCGCCAACCCAGATAGGACAATTCCAAATATTCAGTCAATTGAATACACAAAAATCATCCAAACATTCAAACGTGCGCAGAGCCATGTCAATGCCATCATGATCCTCCCAGGCGCTGTCAGCGCATTCAGGGCAACCGAACTGCGATCGATTGGTGGATTCTCCGCTTCAACGCTTGCCGAAGATGCCGATGCCACCATGAGCCTGCTGCTGCGCCGGAATCGGCTGCTGTTCACCAGCAGCGCCAGTGCCATCACCCAAGGCCCAAATACGGTTCAAGAACTGCTCAAGCAACGCATCCGCTGGCGCGTGGGGCAACTGCAATGCCTCTGGAAACACCGAAAACTCTGCGGCCAGTCCCTGAGTACGGCCTTTTTCTTTGTCGACACGGCAAGCACGAATTTGATTTCAGCTGCAGCACCTTTCGTCCTTGCCGTCACAGGCGTCTACGTGATCCAGAAAGGCCTGTGGCAACAACCAATCGCGACCGTTGCCGGCTTCGTCGCCATTGACATTGCCGCGACTGTTTTTGCTTATACAGCAGCCCAACAGAAGACGCCATCCATACCCGACTATCTACGCCATCTCCTCTTCTTCAGCCTGTTCAATCCATTCATCACCTGGTCAGCCATTGGGCAGCTGCTTCGCCGGCAACCACTGCACTGGCGACGAGCCAATCAAGAGCGCGTCTCTCACGCTTCAGATCCTTTCTTTAAGCGGCCTCTGAAATCATCGGCAAATTCGAGATAG
- a CDS encoding TM2 domain-containing protein has protein sequence MSTPPEKKEVAIGYLLWTLSFVGVCGVQRMYLGQVGYGIALLFTLGFCGIGQLLDLLLLPEAVNHANRSSGASNGGSIPAASVSAVPAATSRARASEVSPVVSAADDDELGDLLKAAEASVDRARQTQEE, from the coding sequence ATGAGTACTCCGCCAGAGAAAAAAGAGGTCGCCATAGGGTATTTGCTCTGGACTTTATCTTTTGTTGGGGTGTGTGGTGTCCAGCGCATGTACCTCGGTCAAGTGGGTTATGGGATTGCTCTGTTGTTCACCCTCGGTTTCTGTGGCATCGGTCAGTTGCTTGATTTGTTGCTGTTGCCTGAGGCGGTGAATCATGCAAATCGCTCCTCGGGGGCATCAAATGGCGGCAGCATTCCGGCTGCATCAGTGTCGGCTGTTCCTGCTGCTACCTCCCGCGCTAGAGCCTCTGAAGTGTCCCCTGTGGTGAGTGCGGCAGACGATGATGAGCTGGGGGATCTGCTCAAGGCCGCCGAGGCCTCTGTTGATCGTGCCCGTCAAACTCAGGAGGAGTGA
- a CDS encoding cell division protein FtsA translates to MTSSQSQDIVQIPWFPKTDPPLAGGAQSGEWQGRDQQSLGTIAKSLVYEVSTSRVNSLPSPWSRALQFEQAVLNTRYPTRDSLLEELFGGMACLGLWEMFGLRLDAQRVALLDHADLQDDAVGPFSRSLASSLPDGTTSLSRQPDGRNPWDVVYVFTLQGTVVGFSSPSTLFCPAVHLPQAIQGMGWTAGGRFSNPVEFLGGPQRQALADWFSHVKNGMLQAPDLQSQTTAGQLAEVLDLFITKLTAGRLGTPTLSDSGRVANLPSNPVALSLLARPAKGGVSASQATIELGDRLKAPLGDTPTSEPVVLVDPDMPNKLGVSAADICLYKSATLESIGFDPGQLERQYGQEITVLTPDQIFLDELYLVSGEQALMHSWLPSRLEGVPMVNGEAVTPLLPLRPEIRRLFSSRELQERCELRVMQTSVSSELEIRLTLPLQGQRDGYAISRSYPLKEQNLVAEDLPVITLWPFVSDERWRLYYLFCEDSPSALTVDGFADYDRKLGRDGQQVVKYFTTNHFPDLVRLSERGQDRGLLPVTPPASSPDQGTQWQVGIDFGTSFTNFFIDEGAGPQRRHLDTRVISLTLSQKEERQRLLNQYFVPEEMLPNAENGGNPPTATAISLRGWQEVLGQVPELFHEARLRVPSPGEFGGAELRTGFKWEQMQYQKPFLKEVALLISANAAANGAKELQWSVSYPSAFSPNEVARYRRVWVELCADLNKLTGLRHALNSKAGEGGLQTEAVAFASYFGNFQNRQMVHTSCLDVGGGTTDISIWQDNRLIHQVSIPFAGRDISSQLLRRKPSFLKSLFPPSLTADISDDEARARQDRNFTSRLDNIMRYGSDELLAGRLDMLVNQESTLQEPLQHFLSLLAVSFGGIYHYLGQIQQVLREEGKLTRSTPTPVYIGGNGGRLINWIDASSSFQKGGDPDRLMEMLQIKASGSEAGNASTTLSDAYKDETSCGLISSGVNLIGDFDPRADVMVCGSTLVVNDLTFEAGDRVELPHTMSQIERYELPNLDAIRAFVDHYDDSIAELRIRSLLPIRQLCDLDTLWAEVETEVRSLCLAKVGQEASDLEPEPGFILGLRALTNTLGRLWAERF, encoded by the coding sequence ATGACCTCTTCCCAATCCCAGGACATCGTTCAAATCCCCTGGTTTCCGAAAACAGACCCACCACTTGCTGGAGGCGCACAGTCGGGAGAGTGGCAGGGACGTGATCAGCAGAGTCTGGGCACCATCGCCAAGAGCCTTGTGTACGAGGTGTCGACCTCCAGGGTGAATTCGCTGCCTTCACCCTGGTCGCGGGCTCTGCAATTCGAGCAAGCCGTGCTCAACACGCGCTATCCCACCCGCGATTCTCTGCTGGAGGAATTGTTTGGCGGCATGGCCTGTCTGGGCCTCTGGGAAATGTTCGGCTTACGGCTCGATGCGCAGCGGGTCGCTCTGCTCGACCATGCCGACCTGCAAGACGATGCCGTCGGTCCGTTTTCTCGCAGCCTCGCCAGCTCGCTTCCTGACGGAACGACGTCTCTGTCCCGTCAACCCGACGGTCGCAATCCCTGGGACGTCGTCTACGTGTTTACCCTTCAGGGCACCGTGGTGGGCTTCAGCTCTCCCAGCACCCTGTTCTGCCCTGCGGTGCATCTTCCCCAAGCGATCCAGGGGATGGGCTGGACTGCGGGTGGACGCTTCAGCAACCCCGTTGAATTCCTCGGCGGTCCCCAGCGTCAGGCCCTGGCCGATTGGTTCAGCCATGTGAAAAACGGGATGCTGCAGGCACCCGATCTGCAGAGCCAGACCACTGCAGGGCAACTGGCTGAAGTGCTCGATCTGTTTATCACCAAACTCACCGCCGGGCGCCTGGGTACCCCGACCCTGTCGGACAGCGGGCGCGTCGCCAACCTGCCGTCCAACCCAGTGGCCCTGTCCTTGCTGGCCCGCCCCGCCAAAGGTGGCGTCAGTGCCAGCCAGGCCACCATCGAACTGGGCGATCGCCTCAAGGCGCCGCTTGGGGACACGCCGACCAGCGAACCGGTGGTGCTGGTGGATCCCGACATGCCCAACAAGCTCGGGGTGAGTGCAGCTGACATCTGCCTGTACAAATCAGCCACGCTTGAGTCCATCGGCTTTGATCCCGGTCAGCTCGAGCGGCAATACGGACAGGAGATCACTGTTCTCACACCTGACCAGATCTTTCTCGACGAGCTGTATCTGGTGTCAGGCGAGCAAGCACTGATGCATTCATGGCTGCCCAGCCGCCTCGAGGGCGTGCCCATGGTCAATGGCGAGGCGGTCACTCCCCTTCTCCCTCTGCGACCGGAGATCCGCCGTCTGTTCAGCAGCCGTGAACTGCAGGAGCGCTGCGAACTGCGGGTGATGCAGACCAGTGTGAGCAGTGAGCTGGAAATTCGTCTCACCCTGCCGCTGCAAGGCCAGCGCGATGGGTATGCCATCTCCCGCTCCTATCCCTTGAAGGAGCAGAACCTGGTGGCGGAAGACCTCCCGGTGATCACGCTATGGCCTTTTGTCAGCGATGAGCGCTGGCGTCTGTATTACCTCTTCTGCGAAGACAGCCCATCAGCACTCACCGTTGATGGCTTTGCCGATTACGACCGCAAACTGGGCCGGGATGGCCAGCAGGTCGTGAAGTATTTCACCACCAACCATTTCCCGGATCTGGTCCGCCTCAGTGAGCGCGGGCAAGACCGTGGTCTGTTGCCAGTGACCCCACCAGCCAGCAGTCCGGATCAGGGAACCCAATGGCAAGTGGGCATCGACTTCGGCACCTCGTTCACCAACTTCTTCATTGATGAAGGTGCAGGTCCGCAACGGCGCCACCTCGACACCAGGGTGATCTCCCTCACCCTGTCGCAGAAAGAAGAACGCCAGCGCCTGCTGAATCAGTACTTCGTTCCGGAGGAGATGCTGCCCAACGCCGAGAACGGCGGCAACCCACCCACCGCAACCGCCATCAGCCTGCGCGGCTGGCAGGAAGTGCTGGGCCAGGTGCCGGAGCTCTTCCATGAGGCCCGCTTGCGGGTTCCCAGCCCCGGCGAATTCGGTGGCGCCGAACTGCGCACAGGATTCAAGTGGGAGCAGATGCAATATCAAAAACCTTTCTTGAAGGAGGTCGCACTGCTGATCAGTGCCAATGCGGCAGCCAATGGCGCAAAAGAATTGCAGTGGTCTGTGTCGTATCCCAGCGCCTTCTCACCGAACGAGGTGGCTCGCTACCGCCGGGTCTGGGTGGAACTCTGCGCCGACCTGAACAAACTCACAGGTTTGCGCCATGCCCTCAATAGCAAAGCTGGTGAGGGTGGCCTGCAGACAGAAGCTGTGGCCTTCGCCAGTTACTTCGGCAACTTTCAGAACCGGCAGATGGTGCACACCTCCTGCCTCGATGTGGGCGGCGGCACCACCGACATTTCGATCTGGCAGGACAACCGCCTCATTCACCAGGTGTCGATTCCCTTCGCCGGTCGCGACATCAGCTCCCAGCTGCTGCGACGGAAGCCATCGTTCCTGAAATCCCTCTTCCCGCCGAGCCTCACTGCCGACATCAGTGATGACGAAGCAAGAGCTCGGCAGGACCGCAATTTCACCAGTCGCCTCGACAACATCATGCGCTACGGCTCTGATGAGCTGCTGGCCGGTCGGCTCGACATGCTCGTGAATCAGGAATCGACGCTGCAGGAACCTCTGCAGCACTTCCTCAGCCTGCTCGCCGTCAGCTTTGGGGGGATCTACCACTACCTCGGCCAGATCCAGCAGGTGCTGCGCGAGGAAGGAAAGCTCACCCGATCCACCCCTACTCCGGTGTACATCGGAGGCAATGGCGGGCGGCTGATCAATTGGATTGATGCCAGCTCCAGCTTCCAAAAGGGGGGGGATCCCGACCGCCTGATGGAAATGCTGCAGATCAAGGCATCCGGCAGTGAGGCCGGCAATGCGTCGACAACACTCTCCGATGCCTACAAGGACGAAACCTCCTGCGGCTTAATCAGCTCGGGCGTCAATCTGATCGGGGATTTCGATCCCCGCGCCGATGTGATGGTGTGTGGCTCAACCCTGGTGGTCAACGATCTGACCTTCGAGGCCGGAGACCGGGTGGAGTTACCCCACACCATGTCGCAGATTGAGCGGTATGAGCTGCCGAATCTCGACGCCATCCGAGCCTTTGTTGACCACTACGACGACAGCATTGCGGAACTGCGCATCCGCAGCCTGCTGCCGATTCGGCAGCTGTGTGACCTGGACACGCTCTGGGCCGAAGTGGAAACGGAGGTTCGCTCCCTCTGCCTGGCCAAAGTTGGGCAGGAAGCCAGTGATCTCGAACCCGAACCGGGCTTCATTCTCGGCCTGAGGGCGCTCACCAACACCTTGGGCCGTCTGTGGGCCGAACGTTTCTGA
- a CDS encoding N-acetylmuramoyl-L-alanine amidase-like domain-containing protein: protein MWQGEAKARPGFSMIVNRLLLLISLALVLTGARHSLSSGAAGANAIAKAGLAEQRRQEQSSTETAPSDFKVIPGTRALFDRLQPLMTGMTGDQIVATLALHFLGTPYTAFSLDAGPQERVQLDLTRFDCMLFVEQVLALAASGGWNGFAEVTRQLRYADGEVGYCSRHHYFHHWGRAAERAGLVNDITKDLPGQQSRNLKLNYMSTHPELYSPLRNQSTLACITALEQDYDVVQNYIPNSSLNKVSPLLRSGDLFAVATSAQGLDVTHMGVIVTDSSGVSAVHAVPGQGVIRSKPFHRYVQSVPESIGAVILRPRAVVQKGVGQEQPGT from the coding sequence GTGTGGCAGGGTGAAGCAAAGGCGCGGCCGGGCTTTTCCATGATTGTGAATCGCTTGTTGTTGTTGATATCTCTCGCTTTGGTTCTAACCGGGGCTCGTCACTCGCTCTCCAGTGGTGCAGCAGGTGCGAACGCGATTGCCAAGGCTGGCCTTGCCGAGCAAAGACGCCAGGAGCAATCCAGTACAGAGACAGCGCCTTCTGATTTCAAAGTGATTCCCGGAACGCGGGCTTTATTCGACAGATTGCAGCCCCTGATGACTGGTATGACCGGGGATCAAATTGTGGCAACGTTGGCTCTGCATTTTCTGGGCACGCCATATACAGCTTTTTCTCTGGATGCCGGCCCTCAAGAGCGTGTTCAGCTGGATTTGACCCGTTTTGACTGCATGCTGTTTGTCGAGCAAGTGCTCGCCTTGGCTGCTTCTGGTGGCTGGAATGGATTTGCGGAGGTGACCAGGCAGCTGCGCTATGCCGATGGAGAAGTGGGCTATTGCTCACGACACCATTATTTTCATCACTGGGGTCGTGCTGCTGAGCGCGCCGGTCTGGTGAATGACATCACCAAGGATCTGCCGGGTCAGCAGTCACGCAACTTGAAACTGAATTACATGTCGACTCATCCAGAGTTGTATTCCCCGCTGCGCAATCAATCCACTTTGGCTTGTATCACGGCATTGGAGCAGGACTACGATGTTGTACAGAATTACATCCCAAATTCAAGTCTGAATAAGGTCAGTCCCTTGTTGCGAAGTGGTGACCTGTTTGCTGTTGCCACTTCGGCTCAAGGATTAGATGTGACACACATGGGAGTGATCGTGACTGATTCTTCGGGCGTCTCTGCGGTGCATGCGGTGCCGGGTCAGGGGGTGATTCGTTCCAAGCCATTTCACCGTTATGTGCAATCTGTGCCTGAGTCGATTGGGGCTGTGATCCTCCGCCCGCGTGCTGTTGTGCAGAAGGGCGTGGGTCAGGAGCAACCCGGCACCTGA
- a CDS encoding neutral zinc metallopeptidase, giving the protein MQFLHEMPAHAAWDLRHTMAVDDLLKDYLKTLPAGATMAPPRLFVYQGTAFSRACPNSGIDAPAYCPGDHTIYLETGLGDQVAAKFGDFGALSILAHEYGHAYLFKRKQHPEGKYGELAADTFAGGFARFVEQKGYLDPGDIDEARATFAAVGDYEVYHHDHHGTPAERRQAFEQGYQQGFRLPGDAATPPTTPLPPAQAPGAPPTAEQNPPPPIAPLNNGASPVIPLLGLGMGGLLLILIVVGVINMINQARVDD; this is encoded by the coding sequence ATGCAATTTCTGCATGAAATGCCAGCCCATGCTGCTTGGGATCTGCGGCACACCATGGCCGTTGACGACCTCCTCAAGGACTACCTCAAGACTCTCCCGGCAGGCGCAACGATGGCGCCTCCGCGCCTGTTCGTTTACCAGGGAACAGCCTTCTCTCGTGCCTGCCCCAACTCAGGCATTGACGCTCCGGCCTATTGCCCTGGGGATCACACCATTTACCTCGAAACCGGGCTCGGCGATCAGGTGGCCGCAAAGTTTGGGGATTTCGGGGCTCTCTCGATCCTGGCCCACGAGTATGGCCATGCCTATCTCTTCAAGCGGAAGCAACATCCAGAAGGCAAATATGGCGAACTGGCAGCCGATACCTTCGCCGGCGGCTTCGCCCGCTTTGTCGAGCAAAAGGGCTATCTAGATCCAGGAGATATCGATGAAGCCCGTGCGACCTTTGCAGCAGTCGGCGACTACGAGGTGTACCACCACGATCACCACGGCACCCCTGCAGAACGCCGCCAGGCCTTTGAACAGGGATATCAGCAAGGATTCCGCTTGCCAGGTGATGCGGCGACACCCCCGACCACCCCACTCCCTCCGGCGCAAGCCCCGGGAGCGCCACCAACCGCAGAACAAAACCCTCCACCACCCATCGCTCCTCTGAACAACGGAGCATCACCCGTCATTCCCCTTCTGGGCTTGGGGATGGGAGGTTTGCTCTTGATTCTGATCGTGGTCGGCGTGATCAACATGATCAATCAAGCCCGTGTCGATGACTGA
- a CDS encoding ARC6/PARC6 family protein, whose amino-acid sequence MLLLLVFPIGLVGLGFAILLIQRQGSITPQASSPPAQTAPPNTAERPTTIQPLPSRKEASSAQAGLSQRQARSIVEEWLTVKSQIFAPPFNTELADQVVAAGPLWRDLTKPGGSIQWLRSNNSYYSYPTIRVNRVSSYSPSPTMPTIVVSVTEATTLHSPKGNETSTSTKDWIYTLKEEGGRWKIWDYKPKKS is encoded by the coding sequence TTGTTGCTGTTGTTGGTGTTTCCGATTGGTCTGGTGGGCCTTGGTTTTGCGATTCTGCTGATCCAGAGGCAGGGGTCGATCACTCCTCAGGCTTCGTCTCCGCCCGCCCAGACTGCACCTCCCAATACGGCGGAACGACCAACCACAATTCAGCCGCTGCCGAGCCGTAAGGAGGCGTCGAGCGCGCAAGCCGGTCTGAGTCAGCGACAAGCCCGGAGCATTGTTGAAGAGTGGCTCACCGTTAAGTCGCAGATCTTTGCCCCACCTTTTAATACAGAGCTTGCTGATCAGGTGGTGGCAGCAGGCCCGCTGTGGAGAGATTTGACCAAGCCTGGTGGTTCGATTCAGTGGCTAAGAAGCAACAATAGTTACTACTCCTATCCGACAATTCGCGTCAATCGGGTCAGCAGCTATTCGCCATCACCGACGATGCCTACCATTGTTGTTTCGGTGACCGAGGCGACCACTTTGCATTCGCCAAAGGGCAATGAAACATCAACGAGCACGAAGGATTGGATCTATACACTGAAAGAGGAAGGGGGGCGTTGGAAGATCTGGGATTACAAGCCAAAGAAGTCATGA
- a CDS encoding peptidoglycan recognition family protein — protein MTGHGDADGKADGSLPVLSELADSGIKVASVEELEECVKVLGLDDELMKLADSTNFGTRESVDDWGRTLKASPELIVLHETVISEPATVNLFQTPHPRDEDQVSYHMLIATDGARLRIVPDQNRAYGSGMSAFGDATQRRQPGRVGSINNVALHVSLVTPADGRGNTDAHSGYTNSQYRSLAAQVLLWQAKYGIPLTRVTTHAAVDRSRTRYDPRSFRWDRFDPHYKEFAGLCGFERFDNEQAGL, from the coding sequence TTGACAGGGCACGGTGATGCTGATGGCAAAGCTGATGGATCTCTCCCTGTGTTGAGTGAACTGGCAGATAGCGGCATCAAGGTGGCGAGTGTCGAGGAATTGGAAGAGTGCGTCAAAGTATTAGGCCTCGATGACGAGCTGATGAAGCTCGCTGATTCCACCAACTTCGGAACACGTGAGAGCGTCGATGATTGGGGGCGCACCTTGAAGGCCTCTCCTGAGCTGATCGTTTTGCATGAAACGGTGATCAGTGAGCCTGCAACAGTCAATCTGTTCCAAACCCCTCATCCTCGCGACGAAGATCAAGTCAGCTATCACATGTTGATTGCCACTGACGGAGCAAGGTTGCGCATCGTTCCTGATCAAAATCGGGCTTATGGGTCAGGGATGTCGGCGTTCGGTGATGCCACGCAGCGCCGTCAGCCCGGCCGTGTCGGTTCCATTAACAATGTCGCCCTTCACGTCAGCCTGGTGACGCCAGCAGATGGCCGTGGCAATACGGATGCGCATTCCGGCTACACCAATTCCCAATATCGCAGCCTTGCTGCGCAGGTGTTGTTGTGGCAAGCCAAATACGGCATTCCTCTTACGCGGGTCACCACGCACGCCGCAGTCGACCGCAGTCGTACGCGTTATGACCCACGCAGTTTCCGCTGGGATCGGTTTGACCCTCACTACAAGGAATTTGCAGGGCTTTGTGGCTTTGAACGCTTTGATAATGAGCAGGCCGGATTATGA